A stretch of Spodoptera frugiperda isolate SF20-4 chromosome 6, AGI-APGP_CSIRO_Sfru_2.0, whole genome shotgun sequence DNA encodes these proteins:
- the LOC118267882 gene encoding brachyurin-like, which translates to MMLQILYLWPMLVWSVGGSVCDGELCSRNVAPRIAGGDRSEQNGRPFMVALYMRVGTTGDMGFCGGALVSPEWVITAAHCCFHNGEEVNHVQAILGAHSLYDRYEHGRRVVNVAELVIHPDYDPETFANDIALLRLANTIQLSDMITTIQLPYRNISTFNFAGAGATVSGWGIAAEGVTFISPTLREKRMTVLTDTFCNTTYFNQLPDTTICTFHGAAGTCKGDNGGPLTIFYNATEEDILVGVTSFISTTGCNDDQPSVFTRVQRYLDWISELTGVPILY; encoded by the exons atgatgttaCAAATATTGTACCTATGGCCTATGTTAGTATGGAGTGTTGGTGGCAGTGTGTGTGACGGAGAGCTCTGTTCCCGAAATGTGGCTCCTAGAATCGCGGGCGGAGACAGATCTGAACAAAATGGGCGGCCTTTTATG GTGGCCTTATACATGCGAGTCGGTACTACAGGAGACATGGGATTCTGTGGGGGAGCTCTCGTGAGCCCCGAGTGGGTGATCACTGCGGCGCACTGCTGTTTCCATAACGGAGAAGAAGTGAATCACGTACAA GCTATCCTCGGCGCCCACTCTCTGTATGACCGCTACGAGCACGGCAGACGCGTGGTGAATGTAGCCGAGCTGGTGATCCACCCGGATTACGATCCAGAGACCTTCGCCAATGACATCGCACTGCTTAGATTAGCCAACACAATTCAACTGTCAG ATATGATAACTACGATCCAGCTGCCGTACCGCAACATATCAACGTTTAACTTCGCGGGCGCCGGGGCTACCGTGTCCGGGTGGGGCATAGCAGCTGAGG GAGTGACGTTCATTTCACCGACTCTCCGTGAGAAGCGGATGACAGTGTTAACGGACACTTTCTGCAACACCACGTACTTCAACCAGTTGCCTGACACTACTATATGCACCTTCCACGGCGCTGCTGGCACGTGTAAG gGCGATAACGGCGGGCCACTGACGATATTTTACAACGCAACTGAGGAGGATATTTTG GTTGGGGTGACTTCGTTTATCAGCACCACTGGCTGCAATGACGACCAGCCCTCAGTGTTCACGAGGGTACAACGCTACCTCGACTGGATCAGCGAACTGACTGGAGTGCCAATTCTTTATTAA
- the LOC126910727 gene encoding collagenase-like encodes MKAIIILFGILLTGVLAVLEVPTNYHDAIGIPLAKRIKALEEAILANETIIIEDRIIGGEVAPANAFPFFAGLLISLVGTPNQSVCGSTLLSANRVVTAAHCNFDGVLLASEFTVVLGSNFIHTGGKRIATSEVVMHPYFVPATINDVAILYLPENVVFTDIIHPIRLPDVSQLQNLFVGYKAMAIGFGSTTDKHQNTAENILSYVTLQVIDNADCEPLVVTPENICTSGIGPVGHIGICSGDSGGPLITLDSNGNPILIGITSFRSRAKGCEGGAPSGFTRVTSFMDFIISNLDTR; translated from the exons ATGAAggcaattataatattgtttggtATTTTACTAACTGGCGTGTTAGCTGTCTTGGAAGTACCGACTAATTACCACGATGCCATTGGTATTCCTCTTGCAAAGCGGATAAAGGCTTTGGAAGAAGCAATCCTAGCAAATGAAACTATTATAATTGAGGACAGAATCATCGGCGGAGAGGTAGCACCTGCGAACGCGTTCCCTTTTTTT GCTGGCTTACTGATAAGTTTAGTTGGTACACCAAATCAGTCAGTATGCGGTTCTACACTACTGTCTGCGAATCGAGTGGTGACTGCTGCTCATTGCAACTTCGATGGCGTCTTGCTAGCGTCGGAGTTTACTGTAGTTTTGGGCTCCAACTTTATACACACTGGCGGTAAACGTATTGCAACCAGTGAAGTCGTCATGCATCCCTATTTTGTACCCGCGACCATAAATGATGTCGCTATATTATACTTGCCCGAGAACGTTGTATTTACAG ACATTATACATCCGATCAGGTTACCCGATGTGTCACAGTTACAAAACCTATTTGTGGGATATAAGGCCATGGCTATTGGCTTTGGAAGCACTACCGACAAAC ATCAAAATACTGCTGAGAACATATTGAGCTACGTCACTCTCCAGGTGATCGACAACGCTGATTGCGAACCCTTGGTAGTGACGCCTGAAAATATCTGCACGAGTGGCATTGGACCTGTGGGACATATTGGTATTTGTAGTGGAGACTCCGGCGGCCCCCTGATCACCCTCGACTCCAATGGAAATCCAATATTG ATTGGTATCACCTCATTCAGAAGTAGGGCGAAAGGTTGTGAAGGAGGTGCCCCCTCAGGTTTCACTCGAGTCACCAGTTTCATGGATTTCATCATTTCTAATTTAGATACCAGATGA
- the LOC118267881 gene encoding transmembrane protease serine 9 translates to MKGLVFGLSLIVCASALLEVQTNYHDAIGIPAVEKIRALEEASLANEAVTNDNRIVGGALAPVGAHPYFGGLLINLVGTTSRSVCGSSLLSANRLVTAAHCWFDGVRQAWEFTVILGSNWLHTGGERIATRQVIMHPQYVPRFLTNDIAMIYLPWNAMMTANVRPIRLPRNMEVWNQFEGHWAMAAGFGKTSDLQQTSASVVSHVSLQVINTSTCASRFEAGFVTHSTLCTSGVGSVGICGGDSGGPLAAHDNFGEPFLLQYLDTMRAVVLLGLALVASTSALVEVGTGYHQAVGIPTAEKIRAEEEKLLAAAGKDNRVVGGAIAPANAHPYFAGLLISLVGTSGQSVCGSSLLSANRLVTAAHCWTDGWNQAWQFLVILGSNLLFSGGVRIATTDVIMHPQYSTANLNNDIAMIRLPTNVLFTTGIQPIALPPSWSGTFVGNWAVAAGFGRTSDQQAGASTIVSHVNLQVISVQACQAVFGSVFVVPSTICTNGAGGVGICGGDSGGPLVYNQNGVPTLIGVSSFVARDGCQLGFPSAFARVTSFDSFIRQYL, encoded by the exons ATGAAGGGTTTGGTGTTCGGTCTGTCTCTGATTGTTTGTGCTTCTGCCTTATTAGAAGTACAGACCAACTACCACGATGCTATCGGTATTCCTGCTGTAGAGAAGATCAGGGCACTAGAGGAAGCAAGCCTAGCTAATGAAGCTGTGACTAATGACAATAGGATCGTTGGAGGAGCACTAGCTCCTGTTGGCGCTCATCCATACTTT GGTGGCTTACTAATCAACTTAGTTGGTACTACAAGCAGATCAGTATGCGGTTCTTCATTGTTGTCTGCTAATCGGCTGGTGACTGCTGCTCACTGCTGGTTCGATGGCGTCAGACAAGCGTGGGAGTTCACCGTCATTTTGGGCTCCAACTGGCTGCACACCGGTGGTGAACGTATTGCCACTCGACAAGTCATCATGCACCCACAATATGTGCCTCGGTTCCTTACAAATGACATCGCTATGATATACCTGCCTTGGAACGCTATGATGACCG CAAATGTCCGACCCATCAGATTACCCAGAAATATGGAAGTGTGGAATCAGTTTGAGGGACACTGGGCTATGGCAGCTGGCTTCGGGAAAACTAGTGACC TTCAACAAACTTCTGCTTCTGTGGTAAGCCACGTGTCGCTGCAGGTGATCAACACCAGCACTTGCGCGTCGCGGTTCGAGGCCGGCTTCGTGACGCATAGCACCCTTTGTACCAGTGGAGTAGGTAGCGTTGGTATCTGTGGCGGAGACTCCGGTGGTCCTCTTGCAGCTCACGACAACTTCGGAGAGCCATTCTTG TTACAATATTTGGACACAATGCGTGCTGTTGTTTTGTTGGGCTTAGCCCTGGTGGCTTCAACGTCCGCCCTAGTGGAAGTAGGGACCGGATACCACCAGGCCGTTGGCATTCCTACCGCTGAGAAGATCAGAGCTGAGGAGGAGAAGCTTCTGGCGGCAGCAGGCAAAGACAACAGGGTTGTTGGTGGTGCCATCGCGCCCGCAAACGCGCATCCATACTTC GCTGGACTGCTGATCAGTTTGGTTGGTACATCTGGTCAATCAGTATGCGGTTCCTCTCTCCTGTCTGCCAACCGTCTAGTGACAGCGGCTCATTGCTGGACCGATGGGTGGAACCAGGCCTGGCAGTTCCTCGTCATCCTCGGCTCCAACCTCCTGTTCTCTGGTGGGGTCCGCATTGCTACCACCGATGTCATCATGCACCCACAATACTCTACCGCTAACCTCAACAACGACATCGCCATGATCAGACTGCCCACCAACGTTCTATTTACCA CCGGCATTCAGCCTATTGCCCTTCCGCCCAGCTGGTCAGGCACTTTTGTAGGAAACTGGGCAGTTGCTGCAGGATTCGGCAGAACCAGTGACC AGCAAGCGGGTGCATCCACGATTGTAAGTCACGTAAACTTGCAAGTTATCAGCGTGCAAGCCTGTCAGGCTGTGTTCGGCAGCGTGTTTGTGGTTCCGAGCACGATCTGCACCAACGGCGCTGGAGGAGTCGGCATCTGCGGCGGAGACTCCGGCGGTCCTCTAGTCTACAACCAGAACGGCGTACCTACTTTG ATTGGTGTCAGCTCCTTCGTCGCTCGTGACGGATGCCAGCTTGGTTTCCCATCAGCTTTCGCTCGAGTCACCAGTTTCGACAGTTTCATCCGCCAGTACCTTTAA